In Chitinophaga oryzae, the sequence GCCCTTACGTCCAGCGCCCCACGGAAGATATAGGGGAATCCGAGTACGTTGTTCACCTGGTTAGGATAGTCGGAACGGCCGGTAGCCATGATGATATCCGGTCTGGAGGCGATGGCTGTATCGTAGGCTATTTCCGGATCGGGGTTGGCCATGGCGAACACGATCGGGTTTTTAGCCATGCTCTTCACCATTTCCGGTGTTACCACGTTACCTACGGAGAGGCCGAGGAATACGTCGGCGCCTTTCATGGCTTCTGTCAGCGTGCTTATTTTGGAGGTGGTGGCAAACTGCATGTGCCTTTCGGTAAGGTCTGTGCGGGTCTTGTTCAGCACGCCGTCCTTATCGAACAGGATGAAGTTTTCCGGTTTGGCGCCCAGTGCCACATACAGCCTTACACAAGCCATGGCAGCGGCTCCCGCGCCATTCACCACTATTTTTACTTTGTCGACTTTTTTCTTTACCAGGTCCAGCGCATTGAGCAGCGCAGCTGCGGAGATGATAGCAGTACCGTGCTGGTCATCGTGCATCACCGGGATTTTCAGCTCTTTACGCAGCCTGTCTTCGATCTCAAAGCACTCAGGGCTTTTGATATCTTCGAGGTTGATACCGCCGAAAGTAGGTTCCAACGCTTTTACTGCCGCCACAAAACTATCCGGGTCTTTGGTATTCAGTTCAATATCAAATACATCGATATCGGCAAATATCTTGAACAGCACCGCTTTTCCTTCCATCACGGGCTTACCGGCTTCAGGACCGATGTCTCCCAGTCCCAGTACGGCGGTACCATTGCTGATCACTCCTACCAGGTTCCCTTTGGCGGTATATTTATAAACGTTTTCTACATCTCTGTGAATCTCCTTGCAAGGTTCGGCAACGCCCGGAGAATAGGCCAGGGAGAGGTCCCATTGTGTTTTTGTATCTTTCGTAGGTATTACTTCGATCTTGCCCGGCCTTCCCTTTGCATGATAGTCCAACGCATCCTGCTTATTCAGTTTTCTTGCCATATAAGTATAAAAGATTGTTATTGGGCGTGCAATATACGAAGTATTACACTATACGGACTATCAAAATCCGCAGTCTGCTATCAGATATTGCGCTTTTCAACCACTAAATTTGCTTACTTTTACGCCGTTAAACATTCGCAAATATCATGATACAACGTATTCAGAGTCTTTACCTGCTGTTGGCTGCCGGAGCCGGAGCCGCTACACTGTCTTTTGATCTGTGGAAAGCTAAACTGAGCAATGGAACAGTTACTGCTGTGAACGCCTCCAGCAACTACCTGTTATTCGTGCTGTACGTGATCATCATCCTGCTGGCTGTGGTTTGCATTTTCCTGTTTAAAAAGCGCAAGCTGCAGTTCCGCCTGACGATCTTCAACATCCTGTTTGTATT encodes:
- a CDS encoding DUF4293 domain-containing protein gives rise to the protein MIQRIQSLYLLLAAGAGAATLSFDLWKAKLSNGTVTAVNASSNYLLFVLYVIIILLAVVCIFLFKKRKLQFRLTIFNILFVFAALGYQYYVVQQTANKLAAGGITITSASYQVASFLPVLLIVLLFMAARGIYKDEKLIKSLDRLR